The following are encoded together in the Methylomonas methanica MC09 genome:
- a CDS encoding cytochrome c oxidase subunit 3 has protein sequence MSTNGAYYIPHKAVWPVLATAGLMLMLAGFANHLNGSAIGSGMMLTGFVAFLVMLGLWFALQSTESESGMYNHGVGISYRMGMMWFIFSEVMFFAVFFGALWYARNISIPHLGEGGMLSGPGRSTHDVLWPAFEAVWPTNGPGNVGGEFEPMGAFGLPFINTLLLLSSGVTCTWAHHGLLAKNRDQLIKGLLATVGLGFLFVAFQATEYYEAYHEMGLTLGSGIYGSTFFMLTGFHGFHVCVGAIILSVVLFRSWKGHFTPENHFAFEAAAWYWHFVDVVWLGLFIFVYIM, from the coding sequence ATGTCTACAAACGGCGCTTATTACATCCCGCATAAGGCGGTCTGGCCTGTACTGGCTACTGCTGGCTTGATGCTGATGCTGGCTGGGTTTGCCAATCATTTAAACGGTTCGGCTATCGGTTCCGGCATGATGCTGACCGGGTTTGTGGCCTTTTTGGTCATGCTGGGCTTGTGGTTTGCACTGCAATCAACCGAAAGCGAATCAGGCATGTATAACCACGGTGTCGGTATTTCCTACCGCATGGGCATGATGTGGTTTATTTTTTCAGAAGTGATGTTTTTCGCCGTGTTCTTCGGCGCATTGTGGTATGCACGCAATATTTCCATACCGCATCTGGGCGAAGGCGGCATGCTGAGCGGCCCCGGCCGATCCACTCACGATGTATTGTGGCCGGCCTTTGAAGCGGTATGGCCGACCAACGGCCCCGGTAATGTGGGCGGTGAATTCGAACCCATGGGCGCATTCGGCTTGCCATTTATCAATACCTTGTTGCTGTTGTCCAGCGGTGTAACCTGCACGTGGGCACATCACGGTTTATTAGCTAAAAACCGCGACCAGTTGATTAAAGGCCTTTTGGCGACAGTCGGCTTGGGCTTTTTGTTCGTCGCTTTCCAAGCGACCGAATATTACGAAGCCTATCACGAAATGGGTTTGACTCTGGGTTCAGGCATCTACGGCTCGACTTTCTTTATGCTGACCGGTTTTCACGGCTTCCACGTTTGCGTGGGTGCTATTATCCTGTCAGTCGTATTATTCAGAAGTTGGAAAGGCCACTTCACCCCGGAAAACCACTTCGCTTTCGAAGCCGCAGCTTGGTATTGGCATTTCGTTGACGTGGTTTGGCTGGGTCTGTTTATCTTCGTCTACATCATGTAA
- a CDS encoding SURF1 family protein — translation MKFKLLNRTFQMSWLGLSAYALMMLLLCSLGVWQLGRAEQKKQLLLQQQTAIDSGVIDLNQQTMNDMAALRYRKAKLAGHYDIAHQFLLDNRIVDGKTGYFVLTPFRLDGQQAAILINRGWLAAGGDRNQMPDLTLQTEPTEVAGRINQFPSVGLVLKGAEIPTENWPSVVQVVDSKVLSQKLGYEIAAFQIELEPSAAEGYKREWKINVPIPPEKHLAYAVQWFGLALTLTALFIWISIKNRSEHTA, via the coding sequence ATGAAATTCAAGTTATTAAATCGGACTTTTCAGATGTCCTGGCTGGGGCTGAGTGCTTATGCACTGATGATGCTGTTGCTATGCAGTCTGGGGGTTTGGCAACTGGGTCGGGCGGAACAAAAAAAACAGCTGCTGTTGCAACAGCAAACCGCGATTGATTCAGGCGTCATTGATTTGAACCAACAGACCATGAATGATATGGCGGCGCTGCGTTATCGTAAGGCCAAGCTGGCTGGGCACTATGATATTGCTCATCAATTTCTGTTGGACAACCGGATTGTCGACGGCAAAACCGGTTATTTTGTACTGACGCCGTTTAGGCTGGATGGTCAGCAGGCCGCTATCCTGATAAATCGCGGGTGGCTGGCGGCGGGTGGCGACAGAAATCAAATGCCTGATCTGACCCTGCAGACAGAACCCACAGAAGTAGCGGGCCGTATCAATCAGTTTCCTTCGGTTGGCTTGGTGTTAAAAGGGGCGGAAATACCGACCGAAAACTGGCCGTCTGTCGTGCAAGTTGTGGATAGCAAGGTATTGTCGCAAAAATTGGGCTATGAAATCGCCGCTTTTCAAATCGAACTGGAGCCGTCGGCGGCCGAGGGTTATAAAAGGGAGTGGAAAATCAATGTGCCAATCCCGCCTGAAAAGCATTTGGCCTATGCAGTACAATGGTTCGGTTTGGCGCTGACGTTGACCGCGCTGTTTATTTGGATAAGTATAAAAAATCGTAGTGAACACACAGCTTAA
- a CDS encoding cytochrome c oxidase assembly protein has translation MSDELQQKNTKLAKKLVIVALLMFGFGYALVPIYDVLCNITGQNAKLTESVEADQAFAVDENREVNVEFITSVNESTPLDFRVETHSMKVHPGQYYTVNFYAKNNLPRQIKVQAIPSITPGLAEEFFKKVQCFCFELQTFEANEEKIMPVRFVVNPKLPERYKTITLSYTFFDRTNNTEN, from the coding sequence ATGAGCGATGAGTTGCAGCAGAAGAACACAAAGCTGGCAAAAAAACTGGTGATTGTGGCGCTGCTGATGTTCGGCTTTGGTTATGCTTTAGTGCCCATATACGATGTGCTTTGCAATATCACCGGGCAGAACGCTAAATTGACCGAGTCGGTCGAGGCCGATCAAGCGTTTGCGGTTGACGAGAACAGAGAGGTGAACGTTGAGTTTATCACCTCGGTGAACGAGTCAACCCCGCTGGATTTTCGGGTGGAAACACACAGCATGAAGGTACATCCCGGGCAATATTACACGGTGAACTTTTATGCCAAGAACAATTTACCGCGGCAAATCAAAGTCCAGGCCATTCCCAGCATAACGCCGGGACTTGCCGAAGAATTTTTTAAAAAAGTACAGTGTTTTTGTTTTGAATTGCAAACGTTCGAAGCGAATGAGGAAAAAATCATGCCGGTGCGGTTTGTGGTGAATCCCAAGCTCCCCGAACGTTATAAAACCATTACATTGTCATACACTTTTTTTGATCGAACCAATAACACTGAAAATTAA
- the ftsY gene encoding signal recognition particle-docking protein FtsY: MFRKLSLFCAILALIVIVMGAYVRLSDAGLGCPDWPGCYGQAVVNDSAQFKSDAAAVYPDNPLDTAKAWKEMTHRYLAGGLAIAVLILFALAWRLKQQRTAVIGWAFVLLLLVALQAALGMWTVHLKVMPVIVTLHLLMGLITFWAISWTYLRSTPDIQRRSAASGPAVFALLGMLVLFLQIALGGWVSSNYAALACTDFPRCQGQWLPETGYANAFDFLAQDSSYLSAAGKVVIHALHRLGALITFVLLSWLMLTATSEQYPKPVRRSGVLLSVLLLVQIVIGIFMVKHGVPLALAVAHNAVAALLMLPLLGIYFFSRYALPGEEQAESQTLVEIPAETLETVLPAEPASLYLRLQTQLKKTRGSIGGVLSILTGQDAVTRDLLDDVEANLLMADIGIETTTAIIQHLKENLEKDQLKDGAMLTQALKQNLFEMLQPCSQPLQIPQQDGPYVILVVGVNGAGKTTSIGKLAHRLQEQGHSVMLAAGDTFRAAAVEQLQTWGERNNVQVVAQHTGADSASVIFDALQSAKAKGVDVLIADTAGRLHTKSNLMDELSKIKRIMAKLDAQAPHEILLVLDAGTGQNALSQAKLFNEAVGLTGLALTKLDGTAKGGVIFALANQLRIPIRFIGVGEAKEDLQDFDAKTFVDALFVTD; this comes from the coding sequence ATGTTTAGAAAATTGAGTTTGTTTTGCGCCATTTTGGCGTTAATAGTCATTGTCATGGGCGCTTATGTGCGGCTGTCGGATGCCGGATTGGGCTGTCCGGACTGGCCGGGCTGTTACGGTCAGGCCGTGGTTAACGATAGCGCTCAGTTTAAATCCGACGCGGCAGCCGTATATCCGGATAACCCGTTGGATACGGCCAAAGCCTGGAAAGAAATGACCCATCGCTATCTGGCCGGCGGTTTGGCTATTGCCGTGTTGATTTTATTTGCCCTGGCCTGGCGTTTAAAGCAGCAGCGTACCGCTGTGATTGGCTGGGCGTTTGTGTTGTTGCTGTTGGTTGCGCTGCAAGCGGCACTGGGCATGTGGACCGTCCATTTAAAAGTCATGCCTGTGATCGTGACCTTACACTTGCTGATGGGCTTAATTACTTTTTGGGCCATCAGTTGGACGTATTTACGCAGCACTCCGGATATTCAGCGCCGTTCTGCCGCGTCCGGTCCGGCGGTGTTTGCTTTGTTGGGCATGTTGGTATTATTTCTGCAGATCGCCTTGGGCGGGTGGGTTAGCAGTAATTACGCGGCCTTGGCCTGTACCGACTTTCCCCGTTGCCAGGGGCAATGGCTGCCCGAAACAGGCTATGCCAACGCCTTTGATTTTTTAGCCCAAGACAGTAGCTACTTATCTGCCGCCGGCAAAGTGGTTATCCATGCTTTACATAGACTGGGTGCCTTAATCACGTTTGTACTGTTGTCGTGGCTGATGCTGACAGCCACCTCGGAGCAATATCCCAAACCTGTCCGCCGTTCCGGTGTATTGTTGAGCGTACTCTTGCTGGTACAAATTGTCATCGGCATCTTTATGGTCAAACACGGTGTGCCTTTGGCGCTGGCCGTGGCGCACAACGCTGTTGCCGCGTTGCTGATGCTGCCTCTGCTGGGCATATACTTTTTTAGCCGCTACGCATTGCCGGGTGAAGAGCAGGCGGAAAGCCAGACGCTGGTCGAAATACCCGCCGAGACACTGGAAACCGTCTTACCCGCCGAGCCGGCATCGCTTTATCTGCGGCTGCAAACTCAGTTAAAGAAAACCCGCGGCAGCATTGGCGGGGTGTTGAGTATATTGACGGGACAGGACGCGGTTACCCGCGATTTGCTGGACGACGTGGAGGCGAATTTATTGATGGCGGACATCGGCATTGAAACCACCACGGCGATTATTCAACATTTAAAAGAAAACCTGGAAAAAGACCAGCTGAAAGACGGGGCAATGTTGACGCAGGCTTTGAAACAAAACCTGTTCGAGATGCTGCAACCCTGTAGCCAGCCCTTGCAAATACCCCAGCAAGACGGGCCTTATGTGATCTTGGTGGTGGGCGTTAACGGCGCCGGCAAAACCACCTCGATCGGTAAACTGGCGCACCGCTTGCAGGAACAAGGCCATAGCGTGATGCTGGCGGCCGGCGATACCTTCCGTGCGGCAGCGGTCGAGCAGTTGCAAACCTGGGGCGAACGCAATAATGTGCAGGTGGTGGCGCAGCATACCGGCGCCGACTCTGCCTCGGTAATATTCGACGCGCTGCAATCGGCGAAAGCCAAAGGCGTCGATGTGTTGATTGCCGACACCGCCGGCCGCTTGCACACCAAATCCAACTTAATGGACGAATTGTCTAAAATTAAACGCATCATGGCCAAACTGGATGCCCAAGCGCCGCACGAGATATTGTTGGTGCTGGATGCCGGCACCGGACAAAATGCCTTATCGCAAGCCAAGTTGTTTAACGAGGCCGTGGGACTGACCGGTTTGGCCTTGACCAAGCTGGACGGTACCGCGAAAGGCGGGGTGATCTTTGCCTTGGCCAACCAATTGCGGATTCCGATTCGCTTTATAGGCGTAGGCGAAGCCAAGGAAGATCTGCAGGATTTCGATGCAAAGACTTTCGTAGACGCGCTGTTTGTGACAGACTAA
- the ftsE gene encoding cell division ATP-binding protein FtsE has protein sequence MLRFEHVCKRYPDAGDALIDVSFRLARGEMAFLTGRSGAGKSTLLKLIAMMEHCTRGNVMLDGKDITRISERRIPYMRRNLGLIFQDYKLLNDRTVFDNVALPLIVSGYSHHDISRRVRAALDKVSLLGKERKYPLSLSGGEQQRVGIARAIVNKPKMILADEPTGNLDPDLSAEVMHMFEQFMQVGVTVLIATHDVELIQRLGHRVLTLDHGRMLAS, from the coding sequence ATGTTGAGATTCGAACACGTATGCAAACGCTACCCCGACGCCGGTGACGCGCTCATCGATGTCAGCTTTCGTTTGGCGCGTGGCGAAATGGCTTTTCTGACCGGCCGCTCGGGTGCCGGCAAAAGTACGCTGCTCAAGTTAATCGCCATGATGGAGCACTGTACCCGAGGCAATGTGATGTTGGACGGCAAGGACATCACCCGCATCAGCGAACGCAGAATCCCCTATATGCGCCGCAACTTAGGGTTGATTTTTCAAGACTATAAATTGCTGAACGATAGAACCGTATTCGACAACGTGGCGTTACCGTTGATTGTGTCCGGCTATTCGCATCACGATATATCCCGGCGGGTGCGGGCGGCCCTGGATAAGGTCAGTTTATTGGGCAAGGAAAGAAAATATCCCTTGTCGCTGTCCGGCGGGGAGCAGCAGCGGGTCGGTATTGCCCGCGCCATTGTCAACAAACCTAAAATGATTTTGGCCGACGAACCCACCGGCAATCTGGACCCGGACCTGTCCGCCGAGGTCATGCATATGTTCGAACAATTCATGCAAGTTGGCGTGACGGTGTTGATTGCCACTCACGATGTCGAACTGATACAGCGGCTCGGACATCGGGTGTTGACGCTCGATCACGGCAGGATGTTAGCGAGTTGA
- the ftsX gene encoding permease-like cell division protein FtsX, which produces MKRQTRRKHTGERLIEIFQAYLLNHAHGLFSSLGRLSRAPVTSSMTILVLAVAIALAGCFYIVVANIQQLTGNLQASNQMSLFLKDPVSEAAGQKLADELARHPQIESVKFIGKKQAMDEFKANSGFGDALNALEGNPLPNVIQVLPKDVLDNREALDALMAEFKQMPQVDFVQVDMQWVERLQAIMRIASRGVTLVSVLLGFAVTFITGNTIRLELHNRQDEVFISKLVGATHAFIQRPFLYTGFWLGFIAGFSAWLIITIMLLIVETPVEKLSGLYNSSFQLLYLSFSEFILLLMMASGLAVLGSWAVLHYQLRQLKPQ; this is translated from the coding sequence ATGAAACGACAGACACGCCGCAAACATACCGGCGAACGCTTGATAGAAATATTCCAGGCCTATTTGTTGAATCATGCCCATGGCCTGTTTTCCAGCCTGGGCCGCTTAAGCCGGGCACCGGTTACCTCCAGTATGACGATTTTGGTGCTGGCCGTCGCCATAGCATTGGCGGGGTGTTTTTATATCGTGGTGGCTAACATCCAGCAATTGACCGGCAATTTGCAAGCCAGCAACCAGATGTCGCTGTTTTTGAAAGACCCTGTCAGCGAAGCGGCCGGGCAAAAATTGGCTGACGAATTGGCGCGTCACCCGCAGATAGAAAGCGTCAAATTCATCGGTAAGAAACAGGCGATGGACGAATTCAAAGCTAACAGCGGTTTCGGAGACGCCTTGAATGCGCTGGAAGGCAATCCTCTGCCCAATGTAATTCAGGTGCTGCCTAAAGATGTGTTGGATAACCGGGAAGCGTTGGATGCCTTAATGGCGGAATTCAAACAGATGCCGCAGGTGGATTTCGTGCAGGTGGATATGCAGTGGGTGGAGCGTTTGCAAGCCATTATGCGTATAGCCAGCCGCGGCGTCACTTTGGTTAGCGTACTGTTGGGTTTTGCCGTCACCTTTATTACCGGCAACACCATACGCCTGGAATTGCACAATCGTCAGGACGAAGTGTTCATCTCCAAGCTGGTCGGCGCCACCCATGCGTTTATACAAAGACCGTTTCTGTACACCGGCTTCTGGCTGGGTTTTATTGCCGGTTTTTCCGCTTGGCTGATCATCACCATTATGTTGTTAATAGTCGAAACGCCGGTGGAAAAGCTCTCCGGTTTATATAACAGCTCGTTTCAATTACTCTATTTGAGTTTTTCGGAGTTCATCCTGTTATTGATGATGGCCTCGGGCTTGGCCGTGCTGGGTTCCTGGGCGGTGTTGCATTACCAGCTGCGGCAGCTTAAACCGCAATGA
- the ctaD gene encoding cytochrome c oxidase subunit I — protein sequence MSAVVAEHDDHHDHHDHGPEKGILRWIITTNHKDIGTLYLVFALIMFFVGGTMALIIRSELFEPGLQFVDPNFFNSMTTMHALVMVFGAVMPAFVGLANWMIPMMIGAPDMALPRMNNMSFWMLVAGVLLLASTLFMEGGAPAAGWTLYPPLVLQTGKAFPFAIFSVHMLGISSIMGAINVIATIFNMRAPGMTLMKMPLFVWTWLITAFLLIAIMPVFAGAVTMLLTDRFFDTSFFDAAGGGDPVLYQHIFWFFGHPEVYVMILPTFGVASTIIPVFARKPLFGYASMVYATGAIAFLSFIVWAHHMFTVGLPVAGELYFMYATMLIAIPTGVKVFNWTATMWKGSMTFETPMLFSIAFVVLFTMGGFTGLMMSVAPSDFQYHDTYFIVAHFHYTLVPASIFILMAAGYYWLPKWTGNMYNEKIGQLHFWLSAISVNILFFPQHFLGLAGMPRRIPDYAIQFADWNMVSSIGAFIYGFSQLLFVYIVIDTIRGGTGIKATDEVWEDASKHSLEWTVPSPAPYHTFTTPPESIPTEHF from the coding sequence ATGTCTGCTGTCGTAGCTGAACATGATGATCATCACGATCATCACGATCACGGCCCTGAGAAGGGTATTTTAAGATGGATAATTACCACTAACCACAAAGATATCGGCACCTTGTATTTGGTGTTCGCGCTGATTATGTTCTTTGTGGGCGGCACCATGGCTTTGATCATTCGTTCCGAATTGTTCGAGCCGGGTTTGCAATTTGTCGATCCCAACTTCTTCAACTCCATGACTACCATGCATGCGCTGGTCATGGTGTTCGGGGCGGTGATGCCGGCTTTCGTGGGTTTGGCCAACTGGATGATTCCGATGATGATCGGTGCGCCGGATATGGCTTTGCCGCGTATGAACAACATGAGCTTCTGGATGTTAGTCGCCGGCGTGTTGTTGCTGGCTAGCACTTTGTTCATGGAAGGCGGCGCGCCTGCCGCCGGCTGGACCCTGTATCCGCCGTTGGTGTTGCAAACCGGAAAAGCCTTCCCGTTTGCGATTTTCTCGGTTCACATGCTGGGTATTTCGTCCATCATGGGCGCCATTAACGTGATTGCCACTATTTTCAACATGCGTGCTCCCGGCATGACGCTGATGAAAATGCCGCTGTTCGTCTGGACTTGGTTGATCACTGCGTTTTTGTTGATCGCCATCATGCCGGTTTTCGCCGGCGCGGTAACCATGTTGCTGACCGACCGTTTTTTCGACACCAGTTTCTTTGATGCGGCCGGCGGCGGTGATCCGGTGTTGTACCAACATATTTTCTGGTTCTTCGGTCACCCTGAAGTGTATGTCATGATTCTGCCCACCTTTGGTGTCGCATCTACCATTATTCCGGTATTTGCCCGTAAGCCTTTGTTCGGTTATGCCTCCATGGTATATGCGACCGGCGCGATTGCTTTCCTGTCATTCATCGTTTGGGCTCACCACATGTTCACCGTGGGCTTACCGGTTGCCGGCGAGTTGTATTTTATGTACGCCACCATGCTGATCGCGATTCCGACCGGGGTAAAAGTATTTAACTGGACCGCCACCATGTGGAAGGGCTCCATGACCTTTGAAACCCCTATGCTGTTTTCCATCGCTTTCGTGGTGTTGTTTACCATGGGCGGTTTCACCGGTTTGATGATGTCCGTTGCGCCGAGCGATTTTCAATATCACGATACCTATTTCATCGTGGCCCATTTTCATTACACCTTGGTGCCGGCTTCCATCTTTATTTTGATGGCGGCGGGCTATTACTGGTTGCCTAAATGGACCGGTAATATGTACAACGAAAAAATCGGTCAGTTGCATTTCTGGTTGTCGGCGATTTCGGTCAACATCCTGTTCTTCCCTCAGCATTTCCTGGGTTTAGCGGGCATGCCTCGCCGTATTCCGGATTATGCGATTCAGTTTGCGGATTGGAACATGGTTTCCAGTATCGGTGCCTTCATTTACGGCTTCAGCCAGTTGCTGTTTGTGTACATCGTTATCGATACCATTAGAGGCGGTACCGGTATAAAAGCCACGGACGAGGTATGGGAAGATGCGAGCAAACACAGTCTTGAATGGACCGTGCCTTCACCCGCGCCGTACCATACCTTTACAACGCCACCTGAAAGCATACCAACCGAGCATTTTTAA
- a CDS encoding twin transmembrane helix small protein, protein MTIKTIAVVIFIAILASLGSALFHLVKRGDEEHSRKTAKALTYRIGLSLILFVLLFVAFATGLFQPSGIGARIQQAHELNSNQPAANP, encoded by the coding sequence ATGACCATAAAAACTATTGCCGTTGTTATTTTTATTGCCATTCTCGCAAGCCTGGGCTCGGCTTTATTCCACTTGGTTAAGCGCGGCGATGAAGAACACTCCCGCAAAACTGCAAAGGCTTTAACCTACCGAATCGGCCTGTCATTGATTTTGTTTGTTTTGTTATTCGTGGCGTTTGCCACCGGCTTATTCCAACCCAGTGGCATCGGTGCCAGGATTCAACAAGCCCACGAGCTTAACAGTAACCAGCCAGCTGCGAACCCCTAA